In one Haloterrigena gelatinilytica genomic region, the following are encoded:
- a CDS encoding DUF7511 domain-containing protein — MSTNTDDPFDYEHDIRSPYATRPDDVLEAHHIEHETAPDELAIFPASAGDEVTHQWMVATGAESFRDLENWR, encoded by the coding sequence ATGAGCACGAACACCGACGACCCGTTCGACTACGAGCACGATATCAGGTCCCCGTACGCCACCCGGCCCGACGACGTGCTCGAGGCCCACCACATCGAACACGAGACGGCGCCGGACGAACTGGCGATCTTCCCCGCGAGCGCGGGCGACGAGGTCACGCACCAGTGGATGGTCGCGACCGGCGCGGAATCGTTCAGAGACCTCGAGAACTGGCGATAA